One stretch of Manis pentadactyla isolate mManPen7 chromosome 10, mManPen7.hap1, whole genome shotgun sequence DNA includes these proteins:
- the LOC118934328 gene encoding olfactory receptor 6C2-like, translated as MRNHTELTSFILLGLTDDPQLQILLFIFLFLTYILSVTGNLTIITLTLVDSHLKTPMYFFLRNFSFLEVSFTTVCIPRFLHSMSTGDNTITYNACASQIFFVILFGATEFFLLAAMSYDHYIAICKPLHYMTIMNSRVCTLLVLCSWGSGLVIILPPHSLGLQLELFDSNAVDHFSCDAGPLLKISCSHTQVIAQVVILVAVFGLIITLLCVILSYTHIIRTILRFPSVQQRQKAFSTCSSHMVVVSITYGSCIFIYIKPSAKEEVSVNKGVSVLTTSVAPLLNPFICTLRNKKVKQAFNDTVKRIAFFSKKSEF; from the coding sequence ATGAGAAACCACACAGAACTAACAAGTTTTATCCTGTTGGGACTCACAGATGATCCTCAACTGCAAATCCTGCTTTTTATCTTCCTATTTCTCACCTACATCTTGAGTGTAACAGGAAACCTGACTATTATCACCCTCACATTGGTGGACTCCCATCTGAAAACCCCTATGTACTTTTTCCTCagaaatttttccttcttagaagtGTCATTTACCACTGTTTGTATTCCCAGATTCCTACACAGCATGTCAACTGGGGACAATACCATTACCTACAATGCTTGTGCAagtcaaatattttttgttattctctttggagcaacagaattttttctcctggcagccatgtcctatgaccactACATTGCTATCTGTAAACCCCTTCATTACATGACCATCATGAACAGTAGGGTCTGTACCTTATTAGTTCTCTGCTCTTGGGGGTCTGGCTTGGTGATCATTCTCCCACCCCATAGCTTGGGCCTACAGCTTGAATTATTTGACTCTAATGCAGTTGATCATTTTAGTTGTGATGCAGGTCCCCTCCTAAAGATCTCATGCTCACATACACAGGTAATAGCACAAGTGGTTATCCTTGTGGCTGTATTTGGACTCATCATCACCCTATTGTGTGTGATTCTGTCCTACACACACATCATCAGGACAATTCTCAGGTTCCCCTCTGTCCAACAGAGACaaaaagccttttccacctgctctTCCCACATGGTTGTGGTTTCCATCActtatggcagctgcatcttcatcTACATCAAGCCCTCGGCAAAGGAGGAGGTTTCCGTAAACAAAGGTGTCTCGGTGCTCACTACGTCTGTTGCCCCCTTGCTGAACCCCTTCATTTGCACCCTGAggaataagaaagtgaaacaagCTTTTAATGACACCGTGAAGAGGATTgcatttttctcaaagaaatcaGAGTTTTGA